GGAATCTTTTACAAAAGGGACAATCGGGGAAGTAGATTTTATTGAGCAGGAGATCAACTTTAATAAGACTACCAGGATACTGGATATCGGATGTGGTACAGGAAGACACTCTATTGAGCTGGCCAGACGCGGATATAATGTGACAGGAATAGATCTTTCAGGATCACAACTCTCAAAAGCAAAAAGAAAGGCTGAATCACTTGGACTTAAAATCGATTTTCTTCTGAAAGATGCCAGGGATTTCTCATTTACCAATCCGTTTGACTTGGCAATAATGATCTGTGAAGGAGCATTCCCATTGATGGAAACCGATGAGATGAATTTCACCATTCTAAAAAACGCCTATAATGCATTGACAGAAAAAGGTAAATTAATTTTTACGACTATCAGTGGTTTATTTCCTTTATTTCATTCCGTAAAGGATTTCATCACCCAGAATTCCCATGATGGTAAAACCAATGGAAACACGTTTGATTTAATGACCTTCAGGGACCACTCTACATATGAAATAACTGATGATAAAGGAAATAAAAAAATATTGGTCTGTTGCGAAAGATATTATGTCCCTTCAGAGATTACCTGGCTTTTAAAATCTCTTGCATTTTCAAAGATCGGCATATATGGCTGTAAACTTGGGGCTTTCAGCCGGAATGATGCTTTGACCACTGAGAATTATGAAATGCTGGTACTTGCTGAAAAATAAAAGCACCTTAAGTCGTTTTCCGGAGATTAAACAGACTAAATTTCAGACCTTCACTCTGATAATGAATTGTGTTGATTGTATCAATTTTCCCTCAGCACATATTCATCATATTCCAGTTCAAAGCGGAGCTTATGTTTAGCTTCCTCCTGAGCCAGGGACATGAACAGATTTCTGAGATAGTCGGAAGGAGCTTTTTCTGAGAGGTTCAAGTAAAGCCTAAAGGCATTCTTTTCCTTTTTCATTGCCAAAATCAATGCATCCTGGTAAGTCATATCTGGTGAAGGTTCAACATCGGTCAGGTAGTCAGCGATCTTCAGGTCAGAAATGGCTTCATGTCTGATCGCATACTGGCCTGTGGTTCTGATAGTCGTCAACTTTGCTTTATGGCCCATTTCTTCGCGTGCAAACTGGGTAAAAACACTCCGCATTTCTTCATTCTTGGAGGTGTTGGCCAGCTGCGAATAAAAATTAACAGCCTCTTGTTCAGCATTTATGGCGAAATCAAAAATGTCGTTAACGGTGGTGAATTCTTTCATAGTACCAGATGTTTATTTAAACCTTTCGTGCAAATTTATTAATTATTCCTATAGAAAAAAAAGGATGCTATCCGAATAAATTTCCCGGATAGCATCCTCACACCAATCCAATATCTATAATCTTTAAATCTTCAATCAAATTACGCCCTGATCGAGCATGGCATTGGCCACTTTCATGAAGCCAGCCACATTAGCGCCCTTGACATAATTGACGTAACCATCAGCTTGTCTGCCGTAAGTGACGCAGGTATTATGTATGCTTTGCATAATATGATGTAAGCGGGTATCCACTTCGGTGGAAGGCCAATTGAGTTTCATGGAGTTCTGAGCCATTTCGAGGCCTGATGTAGCCACTCCGCCAGCATTAACAGCTTTACCGGGAGCATAAAGCACTTTAGATTCCTGGAATGCCTCAATGGCTTCGGGAGTACAGGGCATATTTGCACCTTCTGCTACACACATAACACCGTTTACAATGAGTTTTTCGGCATCTTCCTTTTCCAGTTCATTCTGAGTAGCACAGGGCAAAGCTATGTCACATTTCACCTCCCATGGCCGTTTACCCTGATGGAATTGAGCTCCCGTGAACTCATAAGAATATGGTTTGACGATATCCTCGTTTGAAGCTCTCAGTTCGAGCATATACTCAATCTTATGACCTGAGATACCATCAGGATCATAAATATATCCATCGGGGCCGGAGATGGTGACGACCTTACCGCCCAGGTGGGTGACTTTAAGGGCCGCGCCCCATGCCACGTTGCCAAAACCGGATAAAGCGACAATTTTACCATTCAAATCCTGTCCTTTTGTTTTAAGCATTTCTTCTGCAAAATATACCGCTCCGAATCCGGTAGCTTCAGGTCTTACCAGACTACCACCCCAGTTAAGACCTTTCCCAGTCAAAACACCGGTATGTTCCCTGGTGAGCTTCTTATACATTCCATACAGGAATCCAATCTCACGTGTACCGACACCAATATCACCCGCCGGAACGTCAGTTTCGGGGCCAATGACTTTCCATAATTCAAGCATAAAAGACTGGCAGAACCTCATAATCTCATGATTGGATTTGCCTTTAGGATTAAAATCGGAACCTCCCTTTGCACCACCCATAGGCAATGTAGTGAGACTATTTTTAAAGATCTGCTCAAAGCCTAAAAATTTTAATATACTGAGGTTGACACTCGGGTGAAAGCGAAGACCACCCTTATAGGGACCAATGGCGTTGTTGAACTGAATACGGTAACCGATGTTAACCTGCACCTTGCCATTATCATCCATCCAAGGCACTTTGAACATGACAATTCTGTCGGGTTCAATTATCCTTTGAAGAATGTTTGCTGATTCAAACTGAGGATTTTCATCATATACTTCTTCAATTGATTCTAAAACTTCACGAACGGCTTGATGATACTCAACTTCACCCGGATGTTTTTTTTCCAGATCGTTCATTATTCTTTCGATATCCATAACAATATTAAATTAAGAATTAATAATTTACAGTTAATGCAGTATTTTAGTTGTTACAAAACTAACAGTGTTATTTTTTTCACAGCGCAAAGTAAATTCTTTACGTCTTCATTTCCAAATTTATTTAGAGGTTTTTCCCATTCTTATCTGATATCTATGGCTTATACTTTTCAGATATGACATTGCCACGATCATAAACGATTATTTTCTGAATTCTGCCATTTTCGTCATACCAGATTTCTTCACCATGCTTAAGGTTATTTTCATAATTGATCATGCGATTAATCTTTCCATTTGGGAAATAACCTAACTGTTTTCCAGAACCATTGACAAAAGAGCCTTCTCCGGTTTTCAATCCCCGATTGTCAGTAAATGTCCACGTACTATCAAAGTTTCCGTTTTTAAAATAGCCAGCAACTTTTATCTGTCCGTTATCATGAAATACCTTATAAGGGCCGTTCAAAATATCATTTAGGTAATACTCCTCAGAGATCTTATTTCCCTGTTCATCCCATTTTAAAGAAATGCCATTCCGGAGATTGTCATGATAAGTATCAGTCGATTGTTTTATTCCATTGAAGTACCAGCGGGTAGTCACACCTTCAAGTATACCATTCCTGTATAAAGACTCTATTTGTTTATTTCCATTCTGATACCACCATTTTGCATTACCGTTGATTTTTCCATTTCTGTAAGGAATTTCATATTTCCTGACACCATTTTCCCAATAACTGATCTCTTTATTTTTACATCCAGAGATTAATAAGCTGATCAACAGAATCAGTCCAATTACTGTCAGAACTAGCTTATTCATAAAGTTCAATCGTGATATCATCAATAAAGAATTCCATCTGCTGGTTATTCCAGATATAAATTTTCAAACGATCATACAGGGATTTAATTTCAGATGGTCTATAATTAAAAATTACCTTCCCCCATTCTCCGGTGTCGAGGAAATCATTAAAGTTACCTGCTGCCCAGATATAATTCTTACCACCCTGATCATCAACAGAAACTACAAGATGGACGTTTTTTACTTCAACAGTATTGTATACCCATACGCTGACTTTTATTAATTTCACATCACCTGACAGGATATCTGCACACGAAGAAGAAAATGTCGGACCATAAAGTACTGCCGAATCAAAAGCAAAGCTGAATTTTCCATCATGGACGGGGCTTGTCACAATTCTCGCTGTATCTTCACCCCAGTCACCCGGATGTTCAAAACCATATGTCACCCTGAAAGCCGGTTTAACCCGGGCCATTGTGTCGGGTGAAGGATGCCTGCCGTAGAGTGAAATAGCGGAAAGTCCACCGTAATCGATTTCTTTGATAAGGTAAGGATATTTCAGCAGGATAATATCA
The sequence above is drawn from the Bacteroidota bacterium genome and encodes:
- a CDS encoding class I SAM-dependent methyltransferase gives rise to the protein MKNQNKYVMKQWYEELFEDYADQYDKESFTKGTIGEVDFIEQEINFNKTTRILDIGCGTGRHSIELARRGYNVTGIDLSGSQLSKAKRKAESLGLKIDFLLKDARDFSFTNPFDLAIMICEGAFPLMETDEMNFTILKNAYNALTEKGKLIFTTISGLFPLFHSVKDFITQNSHDGKTNGNTFDLMTFRDHSTYEITDDKGNKKILVCCERYYVPSEITWLLKSLAFSKIGIYGCKLGAFSRNDALTTENYEMLVLAEK
- a CDS encoding ferritin family protein translates to MKEFTTVNDIFDFAINAEQEAVNFYSQLANTSKNEEMRSVFTQFAREEMGHKAKLTTIRTTGQYAIRHEAISDLKIADYLTDVEPSPDMTYQDALILAMKKEKNAFRLYLNLSEKAPSDYLRNLFMSLAQEEAKHKLRFELEYDEYVLREN
- the gdhA gene encoding NADP-specific glutamate dehydrogenase, producing the protein MDIERIMNDLEKKHPGEVEYHQAVREVLESIEEVYDENPQFESANILQRIIEPDRIVMFKVPWMDDNGKVQVNIGYRIQFNNAIGPYKGGLRFHPSVNLSILKFLGFEQIFKNSLTTLPMGGAKGGSDFNPKGKSNHEIMRFCQSFMLELWKVIGPETDVPAGDIGVGTREIGFLYGMYKKLTREHTGVLTGKGLNWGGSLVRPEATGFGAVYFAEEMLKTKGQDLNGKIVALSGFGNVAWGAALKVTHLGGKVVTISGPDGYIYDPDGISGHKIEYMLELRASNEDIVKPYSYEFTGAQFHQGKRPWEVKCDIALPCATQNELEKEDAEKLIVNGVMCVAEGANMPCTPEAIEAFQESKVLYAPGKAVNAGGVATSGLEMAQNSMKLNWPSTEVDTRLHHIMQSIHNTCVTYGRQADGYVNYVKGANVAGFMKVANAMLDQGVI